One part of the Arthrobacter tumbae genome encodes these proteins:
- a CDS encoding C40 family peptidase, translating to MPQTFSQRGFPALAAMLVGSLLTLGLPPSSAFAAPELPSPAEISAAEEDTAAAAELVTEIEGILENASADLQDAQVEAMKSQGAYIDALAELDERQSAAQRLSALALQAEQTYRTASTELGQLAGDIYRAGGIMPNSSLLSFAQDPGSIMYQASTVEGMAASRSRTVNQAETAAKSLESLQADARHAEQAATDAAEAAEQAGAATESAMATAAGLVEEKQAERETLVAQLAQLRDTTAALEEQRIAGLEQERREEELARVLAASAEAAAAAAPAPRSAAPLAAAPTLVPPAQNTPQAPAPAPAPVTERPTIPAPRPTTPAPAPAPAPVAPRPAPAPAPAPVVPRPAPAPAPAPAPAPVPAPAPAPAPAPEPAPAPAPPATNTGGVAAAVSYARARVGAPYFYQWGGNGPRGYDCSGLVQQAFASGGISLPRTASAQFHAARTHVPLSQAQFGDLVFWGEGAGIWHVAIYVGNNTVVNALNPKQGILEVNLANMSGMGALNPLAARF from the coding sequence ATGCCGCAAACCTTCTCACAGCGCGGGTTCCCCGCGCTCGCTGCCATGCTCGTAGGGTCGCTGCTCACCTTGGGATTGCCGCCGTCGTCAGCTTTCGCAGCACCGGAGCTGCCGAGCCCCGCCGAGATTTCCGCCGCGGAGGAGGACACAGCGGCAGCCGCTGAACTCGTCACGGAGATCGAAGGCATCCTGGAGAATGCTTCTGCGGATTTGCAGGATGCACAGGTTGAGGCCATGAAGTCGCAGGGCGCCTACATTGATGCACTCGCGGAACTCGATGAGCGGCAATCGGCCGCCCAGCGGCTTTCAGCGCTGGCCCTGCAGGCTGAGCAGACCTACCGCACTGCCTCCACGGAGCTCGGTCAGCTTGCCGGGGACATCTATCGCGCGGGCGGCATCATGCCGAACAGCAGCCTTCTTTCCTTCGCCCAGGATCCAGGCAGCATCATGTACCAGGCCTCCACGGTCGAGGGGATGGCTGCTTCCCGGTCACGGACAGTCAACCAGGCTGAAACTGCGGCGAAGTCGCTCGAGTCCCTGCAGGCCGATGCACGCCATGCGGAGCAGGCCGCGACCGACGCAGCAGAGGCCGCGGAACAAGCCGGGGCCGCCACCGAATCCGCGATGGCGACTGCCGCCGGCCTGGTGGAGGAGAAGCAGGCCGAACGCGAAACCCTGGTTGCACAGTTGGCGCAGCTGCGGGACACCACCGCGGCCCTTGAGGAACAGCGCATCGCCGGCCTTGAACAGGAACGGCGCGAGGAGGAGCTCGCACGGGTTCTCGCCGCATCAGCTGAGGCGGCTGCCGCGGCGGCCCCCGCTCCGCGCTCCGCAGCACCGCTTGCTGCAGCACCCACGCTGGTGCCGCCGGCACAAAACACGCCGCAAGCACCCGCGCCGGCCCCCGCCCCCGTGACCGAGCGGCCCACCATTCCTGCTCCGCGTCCGACGACGCCGGCTCCTGCTCCCGCGCCTGCCCCCGTTGCGCCGCGCCCGGCGCCCGCGCCCGCCCCCGCTCCCGTTGTGCCGCGACCGGCACCGGCACCGGCACCTGCTCCCGCCCCGGCACCTGTCCCAGCACCGGCACCTGCTCCCGCCCCGGCACCGGAACCGGCTCCCGCCCCAGCACCGCCGGCGACCAACACCGGCGGAGTCGCCGCGGCCGTCAGCTACGCCCGCGCCCGCGTTGGAGCACCGTACTTCTATCAGTGGGGCGGCAACGGGCCCCGGGGCTATGACTGCTCCGGGCTGGTCCAGCAGGCCTTCGCCTCAGGTGGCATCTCATTGCCTCGGACGGCATCCGCGCAGTTCCATGCGGCACGGACCCATGTCCCGCTGTCGCAGGCGCAATTCGGCGACCTCGTCTTCTGGGGAGAGGGCGCGGGGATCTGGCACGTTGCCATCTATGTGGGCAACAACACCGTGGTCAATGCCCTCAACCCCAAGCAGGGCATTCTCGAGGTGAATCTCGCCAACATGAGCGGGATGGGCGCACTCAACCCGCTCGCTGCGCGGTTCTAG
- a CDS encoding cation diffusion facilitator family transporter gives MGAHSHGQHVTATGKHRKSLVLVVVITLAVVVVQVIGAALSGSLALLADAGHMLSDAAGVFIALLASWIATRPATVRSTYGYQRAEVLAALANAVILVVIAIVIAIEAFRRLGAPTEVHTDIMLIAALLGGAANLACLLILHGGHKESLNLRGAYLEVLGDLLGSIAVVIAAVVIAVTGFLQADAIASILIAAMILPRAWSLLRDVINVLLESAPKGVDPAMIREHILKVQGVVDAHDIHAWTITSGVPVFSAHVVVDTQSLNAEGVDRMLDRLAHCLSNHFDTEHCTFQLEPLEHAVHESRQHA, from the coding sequence ATGGGCGCACATTCTCATGGGCAACACGTCACGGCGACGGGGAAGCACCGCAAGTCGTTGGTGCTGGTCGTGGTGATCACGCTCGCCGTCGTCGTCGTTCAGGTGATCGGTGCTGCACTATCCGGATCGCTGGCCCTGCTCGCTGATGCGGGGCACATGCTTTCCGATGCCGCCGGCGTCTTCATAGCGTTACTGGCCTCCTGGATAGCAACCCGGCCCGCTACAGTCCGCAGCACCTACGGTTACCAGCGGGCGGAGGTGCTGGCCGCCCTCGCCAACGCCGTCATCCTGGTGGTGATCGCGATCGTCATCGCCATCGAGGCATTCCGCAGGCTGGGTGCGCCCACAGAGGTGCATACGGACATCATGCTGATCGCCGCGCTGCTCGGCGGCGCAGCGAACCTCGCCTGCCTGCTGATCCTGCACGGTGGACACAAGGAAAGCCTCAACCTTCGGGGCGCCTATCTGGAGGTGCTGGGAGACCTGCTGGGGTCAATCGCTGTGGTGATTGCCGCCGTCGTCATTGCGGTGACCGGGTTCCTGCAGGCTGATGCCATCGCCTCCATCCTCATCGCGGCCATGATCCTGCCGCGCGCATGGAGCCTGCTGAGAGACGTGATCAACGTGCTGCTGGAGTCCGCGCCCAAGGGAGTGGATCCGGCGATGATCCGGGAGCACATCCTGAAAGTGCAGGGAGTGGTCGATGCACACGATATCCACGCGTGGACCATCACGTCCGGCGTTCCCGTTTTTTCAGCCCACGTCGTGGTGGATACCCAAAGCCTGAACGCCGAGGGTGTTGACCGCATGCTCGACCGCCTTGCGCACTGCCTCAGCAACCATTTCGATACGGAACACTGCACGTTCCAGCTTGAACCGCTGGAGCATGCCGTGCACGAGAGCCGGCAGCACGCCTAA
- a CDS encoding metallopeptidase family protein — MSLEDFESAVDDAIDQIPDRLARAMNNVAIFVKEEFEPGPGEEADPDLLGLYEGTPLTERDSWWDAGSLPDRISIFRQPLLRMCGSREELVQEILVTVIHEVAHHFGIDDERLHELGWG; from the coding sequence ATGAGCCTCGAGGACTTCGAATCGGCAGTCGACGACGCGATCGACCAGATCCCGGACAGGTTGGCCAGGGCCATGAACAACGTGGCGATTTTCGTCAAGGAGGAGTTTGAGCCGGGCCCGGGAGAAGAAGCGGATCCCGACCTCCTGGGCCTCTATGAGGGAACCCCGCTGACCGAGAGGGACTCCTGGTGGGACGCCGGGTCCCTGCCCGACCGCATCAGCATCTTCCGGCAGCCGCTGCTGCGGATGTGCGGGAGCCGGGAGGAACTCGTGCAGGAAATCCTTGTCACTGTGATCCACGAAGTTGCACATCACTTCGGGATTGACGACGAGCGGCTCCACGAGCTGGGCTGGGGATAA
- a CDS encoding response regulator transcription factor produces MPHKILVVDDDADIRDLVSTKLESSGYEVETAGDGVAGLELATNNEYSLVISDVMMPGMSGVDMVRMMRSAEPPISVPVILLTAKNQERDIENGFAAGVTDYVVKPFSPRELAARVAGILAR; encoded by the coding sequence ATGCCACACAAGATTCTGGTTGTTGACGACGACGCGGACATCCGCGATCTCGTCTCCACCAAGCTCGAATCCAGCGGTTACGAGGTTGAGACCGCCGGTGACGGGGTCGCCGGGCTGGAACTGGCCACCAACAACGAATACAGCCTCGTGATCTCAGACGTCATGATGCCCGGTATGTCCGGCGTGGACATGGTGCGGATGATGCGTTCAGCAGAACCTCCGATCTCCGTGCCCGTGATCCTCCTGACCGCCAAGAACCAGGAACGCGACATAGAGAACGGGTTCGCTGCCGGAGTCACCGACTACGTCGTCAAACCCTTCAGCCCGCGCGAACTCGCAGCCCGGGTTGCCGGCATCCTGGCACGCTAA
- a CDS encoding HEAT repeat domain-containing protein produces the protein MLVSWDVLAVAVIVLGAACVLALAAVVLIKAGRHARERGRSVHDEAIRGRIMMLAVAEDDALDELVSELSRTSGARGERVEETLLRMIPEVRGDVREAMIRVLAGRGLLRRSLDRIHSRSAIQRAAAAELLGILGGREVIDPLTAALRDKSLEVRLVAARALGVAAQPEAGGHLVDALSLTSGIPHSVAATALLNLPEQDPAVYIEGLQDRDAGIRYGSAAVVGLLLMSEAADALFDCMVAERGRQDASDVVIAACARSLGRLGHKPATTELADISCSSAASSSVRQAAGEALRAMPGAEARDVRRRVIEHADPDVRRILVDA, from the coding sequence GTGCTGGTCTCATGGGATGTGCTGGCGGTCGCCGTCATCGTGCTGGGTGCGGCATGCGTGCTGGCGCTCGCCGCCGTCGTTCTCATCAAAGCGGGACGCCATGCGCGTGAGCGCGGGCGGTCTGTCCATGACGAGGCAATCCGCGGACGCATCATGATGCTCGCGGTCGCCGAGGACGACGCGCTGGATGAACTGGTGTCGGAACTCTCACGCACGTCAGGTGCCCGCGGTGAACGCGTGGAGGAAACCCTGCTGCGCATGATCCCCGAAGTCCGCGGCGATGTACGCGAGGCCATGATCCGGGTCCTCGCCGGTCGCGGTCTGCTCAGGCGCTCCCTCGACCGCATTCATTCCCGAAGCGCCATTCAGCGGGCCGCTGCTGCCGAACTCCTTGGAATTCTTGGCGGCAGGGAGGTCATCGATCCCCTGACGGCTGCGCTCCGGGACAAGAGCCTCGAGGTCCGTCTCGTGGCGGCGCGCGCCCTCGGCGTCGCTGCCCAGCCGGAAGCCGGAGGGCACCTCGTCGACGCGCTTTCGCTCACCAGCGGGATCCCGCATTCGGTTGCCGCCACGGCGTTGCTCAACCTGCCCGAGCAGGATCCCGCCGTGTACATCGAGGGTCTACAGGACCGGGACGCCGGGATCCGCTACGGTTCTGCCGCCGTCGTGGGTCTGCTGCTCATGTCGGAAGCTGCGGACGCATTGTTCGACTGCATGGTGGCGGAGCGCGGCCGCCAAGACGCGTCCGACGTCGTCATCGCGGCGTGCGCCAGATCGCTCGGACGGCTCGGCCACAAGCCGGCCACCACCGAACTTGCGGACATCTCCTGCTCAAGCGCTGCGTCGTCGTCGGTCCGGCAGGCAGCGGGTGAGGCGCTCAGGGCGATGCCCGGAGCCGAGGCGCGCGACGTGCGCCGGCGCGTCATCGAGCACGCGGACCCGGATGTCCGCCGCATTCTCGTGGATGCTTAG
- a CDS encoding glycosyltransferase family 2 protein: MENVLEPLRSAIRLLFEITAYPVLAYFIVINTFLLLLIIFASVNFTAHLRRQSFAGARITAASPLSPGISVLMPAYNEGAVIATSVRSVLDLRYPDHEVVVINDGSSDETLQTLIDVYDLVEDRREVSIKVPVRGTIRAIYRARDTALPIVVIDKENSGRSDSLNMGLNVASKDLVVMVDADSLLDPDSLLVVSKPFTDDPEHVIATGGVVRVANGCEVVAGRVVSVNMPKNYFARIQIVEYLRSFLLGRAGWSQLNSLILISGAFGMFRRDLVTQAGGLDPDCIGEDFELVMRLHRMMRQSKRKYRVIFIAEPVCWTEVPSTAAVLARQRRRWHRGLWEVLIKYRGMTFNPRYGTVGMIALPYYWIFELIAPAIELFGLIVVPLGLLLGVVNVPYALAFIAVAYLYAIFVSLMALLVEEASFHRYNRWRDLWVALFVSVQENIGYRQLTAIWRIQGWWAALRGKKQVWGTMTRTGFESSSP; this comes from the coding sequence ATGGAGAACGTGCTTGAGCCGCTGAGATCGGCAATCCGGTTGCTCTTCGAGATCACGGCGTACCCCGTCCTCGCCTACTTCATTGTGATCAACACGTTCCTGCTGCTGCTGATCATCTTCGCGAGCGTTAATTTCACCGCGCATCTTCGGCGTCAGTCCTTTGCAGGCGCGCGCATTACCGCCGCATCTCCGCTCAGCCCGGGCATCTCCGTCCTGATGCCGGCGTATAACGAGGGCGCGGTGATCGCCACGTCCGTCCGCTCGGTGCTCGACCTCCGCTACCCGGATCACGAAGTCGTGGTGATCAACGACGGCAGCTCCGATGAGACGCTGCAAACGCTGATCGACGTGTATGACCTCGTCGAAGACCGGCGGGAAGTTTCCATCAAGGTTCCTGTCCGCGGAACCATCCGGGCCATCTACCGTGCGCGGGATACCGCGCTGCCCATCGTCGTTATCGACAAGGAAAACTCCGGCCGGTCGGATTCCCTTAACATGGGCCTGAATGTCGCGTCGAAGGACCTCGTGGTGATGGTCGACGCCGACAGCCTGCTGGATCCCGATTCCCTCCTTGTAGTGTCCAAGCCCTTCACCGATGATCCCGAGCACGTGATTGCAACCGGCGGCGTGGTGCGCGTGGCCAACGGATGCGAAGTCGTGGCGGGCCGCGTGGTCAGCGTGAACATGCCGAAGAACTACTTTGCCCGCATTCAGATCGTGGAGTACCTGCGATCCTTCCTCCTCGGGCGGGCCGGGTGGTCCCAGCTGAATTCCCTGATTCTCATCTCCGGCGCCTTCGGTATGTTCCGGCGTGACCTGGTGACCCAGGCCGGCGGTCTGGACCCGGACTGCATCGGGGAGGACTTCGAACTGGTCATGCGGCTGCACCGGATGATGCGCCAGTCAAAACGGAAATACCGCGTCATTTTTATCGCCGAACCGGTGTGCTGGACGGAAGTTCCCTCAACGGCAGCGGTCCTTGCCCGACAACGACGGCGGTGGCACCGCGGTCTGTGGGAAGTCCTGATCAAATACCGCGGCATGACGTTCAACCCCCGTTATGGGACGGTCGGGATGATCGCACTGCCCTACTACTGGATCTTTGAGCTCATCGCTCCAGCCATCGAGCTCTTCGGCCTCATTGTCGTTCCGCTGGGACTGCTGCTCGGGGTGGTGAACGTGCCCTATGCACTCGCGTTCATTGCCGTTGCGTACCTTTACGCCATCTTCGTTTCCCTGATGGCGCTGCTGGTGGAGGAGGCCTCCTTCCACCGCTACAACCGGTGGCGTGACCTGTGGGTGGCCCTGTTCGTGTCCGTCCAGGAGAACATCGGATACCGTCAGCTCACCGCAATCTGGCGGATCCAGGGCTGGTGGGCAGCGCTTCGCGGCAAAAAACAGGTTTGGGGCACCATGACCAGGACGGGTTTCGAGAGCTCGTCACCGTAG
- a CDS encoding sensor histidine kinase, which yields MSIEVGGRSEAKRLVTLERYALADQPSDRGGSYDEDLDNLVLLAAEVCGVPFGVINIITADQQHQIAARGIEASVCSREDSMCAQVFRYGHTIIVEDCLEDPRFLGNPFVTGEIAEVRFYASTPLVTAAGDALGTLCVFDDSPGSITPQQSHSLEILAAQIMDILDLQLRTRELGTALRELSRSNELLAEFAGRVSHDLQGPLTSIRGFAEMLEDDAAIPAGSDSRAYLERIGASAGRMTSMIEELLAFARSNGALRVQPVSLASTVRAVQDDLAAAISAAGAHLEVEDFVGLADPTQLHTLLQNLLQNALNYRHPDRSPILRISAGDATEDYWCLTFEDNGIGIAPEDRQRVLEPLVRLESNAAPGTGLGLATCNRIVQAHGGFLELKESDSGGLTVVAWFAGGDSRAGLRLR from the coding sequence GTGTCGATTGAGGTAGGGGGCCGAAGCGAGGCGAAAAGGCTTGTCACCCTTGAACGCTATGCCCTCGCGGACCAGCCGTCCGACCGCGGCGGTTCCTATGACGAGGATCTCGACAACCTCGTTCTACTCGCCGCTGAAGTCTGCGGGGTTCCCTTCGGCGTCATCAACATCATCACCGCAGACCAGCAGCACCAGATTGCCGCGAGGGGCATCGAGGCCAGTGTGTGTTCCCGGGAAGACTCAATGTGTGCCCAGGTCTTCCGCTATGGGCACACGATTATTGTGGAGGATTGCCTGGAGGACCCGCGGTTCCTTGGGAACCCCTTTGTCACCGGCGAGATCGCCGAGGTTCGCTTCTATGCTTCCACTCCGCTTGTCACCGCGGCGGGCGATGCGCTCGGAACACTGTGCGTCTTCGATGATTCGCCCGGTTCGATCACTCCGCAGCAGAGCCACAGCCTCGAAATCCTGGCCGCCCAAATCATGGACATCCTGGACCTGCAGCTGCGAACACGGGAACTGGGCACCGCGCTGCGGGAACTGAGCCGCAGCAATGAACTCCTCGCAGAATTCGCGGGACGCGTGAGCCACGACCTTCAGGGCCCGCTGACCAGTATCCGCGGCTTCGCGGAGATGCTTGAGGATGATGCTGCGATTCCCGCCGGCAGCGACAGCCGCGCATATCTCGAGCGCATCGGTGCAAGCGCCGGCCGAATGACGTCGATGATTGAAGAGCTCCTCGCTTTTGCGCGCTCGAACGGAGCACTGCGGGTTCAACCCGTCAGCTTGGCTTCAACGGTGAGAGCCGTGCAGGATGACCTCGCTGCTGCCATCTCTGCGGCCGGAGCGCACTTGGAGGTGGAGGACTTCGTCGGCCTGGCTGATCCCACCCAGCTGCACACGCTGCTGCAAAACCTGCTGCAGAATGCCCTGAACTACCGTCATCCCGACAGGTCTCCAATATTACGGATCAGCGCCGGCGATGCCACCGAGGATTATTGGTGCCTGACCTTCGAGGACAATGGCATCGGCATAGCGCCCGAGGACCGGCAGCGGGTGCTTGAACCGCTGGTGCGGCTGGAGAGCAACGCAGCACCCGGCACGGGGCTCGGCCTGGCCACCTGCAATCGTATCGTCCAGGCGCATGGCGGTTTCCTGGAGCTGAAGGAAAGCGACAGCGGCGGTCTGACCGTCGTTGCATGGTTTGCCGGGGGCGACTCGCGGGCCGGGCTTCGGCTACGGTGA
- a CDS encoding Asp23/Gls24 family envelope stress response protein, protein MEHEQEVRQGSIAPLPDSATGRTTISETAAAKIAAIAARKVPGVYALGSGTGRALGALRDVVGGSDLAQGVHVEVGEVQAAVDINLVAEYGYPLTAVADQVRAAVFTAVGELVGLRVIEVNVEINDVHVPGLNDPKSTDKPRPAAS, encoded by the coding sequence ATGGAGCACGAGCAGGAAGTACGGCAGGGGAGCATAGCGCCCCTTCCCGACTCCGCCACCGGCAGGACCACCATCTCGGAAACTGCCGCCGCCAAGATTGCCGCGATCGCCGCCCGCAAGGTGCCGGGGGTCTACGCCCTGGGCAGCGGCACCGGACGCGCGCTCGGTGCGCTTCGCGATGTGGTCGGTGGCAGCGACCTGGCCCAGGGCGTGCACGTGGAGGTGGGGGAAGTTCAAGCCGCTGTTGATATCAACCTCGTCGCTGAATACGGCTACCCCCTCACCGCGGTGGCCGACCAGGTGCGGGCAGCCGTGTTCACTGCTGTCGGTGAGCTGGTGGGCCTGAGGGTGATCGAAGTCAACGTCGAAATCAATGACGTGCACGTCCCCGGCCTGAATGATCCCAAGAGCACTGACAAGCCTCGCCCGGCGGCGAGCTAA
- a CDS encoding DUF2273 domain-containing protein — protein sequence MNLTVIGILVGTILAFAALIFHFWGFLLVALFMAIGAFVGRVAEGKLDLRSVRDALAGRRSSS from the coding sequence ATGAACCTCACCGTCATCGGGATTCTCGTGGGCACCATTCTGGCTTTCGCTGCGCTTATCTTCCACTTCTGGGGCTTCCTTTTGGTGGCCCTTTTCATGGCTATCGGCGCCTTTGTCGGTCGGGTTGCGGAGGGCAAGCTCGATTTGCGCAGCGTGCGTGATGCCCTGGCCGGACGCCGCTCATCATCGTGA
- a CDS encoding DUF6286 domain-containing protein, whose translation MNDETNRLTADVIRRETHASRAVPAMIVAVLVIPVCLYVMLEAALKALGQNPWLLGPEATAGWLGALPAGVSASVLAAAGVLIFLVGLLFFLAAILPGRKARLSIPNGRAAVVVDAEVLASSLARRARVAAGVTPEQVLVTIGRRLVEVQVRPTSGIPVNRESVQAAVEDELRRTAIDPVPEVQVAIAQSGVIGQ comes from the coding sequence GTGAATGATGAGACCAACCGCCTGACCGCGGACGTCATTCGGCGGGAAACCCACGCATCCCGGGCGGTGCCGGCCATGATCGTTGCCGTCCTGGTCATTCCCGTCTGCCTGTATGTGATGCTCGAGGCCGCGCTGAAGGCACTCGGCCAAAACCCCTGGCTGCTGGGACCGGAAGCAACCGCAGGGTGGCTGGGTGCGCTTCCGGCCGGTGTATCCGCCTCGGTGCTTGCCGCGGCGGGAGTGCTGATCTTCCTGGTGGGGCTCCTGTTCTTCCTCGCCGCGATCCTTCCCGGCAGGAAGGCGCGGCTCAGCATTCCCAACGGGCGTGCCGCCGTCGTCGTCGATGCTGAGGTGCTGGCATCATCGCTGGCGCGCCGCGCGCGTGTGGCCGCAGGCGTGACGCCGGAGCAGGTGCTGGTGACCATCGGCCGGCGGCTTGTCGAGGTGCAGGTGCGGCCGACGTCGGGCATCCCCGTAAACAGGGAATCCGTCCAGGCCGCGGTGGAGGACGAGCTTCGCCGGACCGCCATTGATCCCGTGCCGGAAGTCCAGGTGGCAATCGCGCAGTCGGGGGTGATCGGGCAGTGA
- a CDS encoding glycoside hydrolase family 13 protein, producing the protein MTASDLSSPARPVQDRRDVAWWEDAVIYQIYPRSFADGNNDGMGDLHGITSKLPYLQNLGVNAVWLSPFYVSPQADAGYDVADYRDVDPRFGTLADFDSMLADAHGRGLKVIVDLVPNHTSDEHAWFQAALRSPKGSSERNRYMFREGRGGNGELPPNNWQSIFGGNAWTRVEDGQWYLHLFDTKQPDLNWENPEVHEEMISVLRFWLDRGVDGFRIDVAHGLVKAEGLPDWAGRESMVGDVHNPDAVEEAAATEPTPPYFDQPGVHAIYRDWNRVLAEYPGDRMLVAEAWVEPAERLFHYVRPDEMQQAFNFDFLRAGWDAKRLSASITESLAQAGNVGAPSTWVLSNHDTVRHTTRFGLQDPTQLPKGVGPQDEQPDEALGLRRGRAGILTMLALPGSAYLYQGDELGLPEHTLLDDTVRQDPAFFRTEGVERGRDGCRVPLPWKADAPGFGFSDSPEDQTDDDGAAPWLPQPAGFAAYVADMQVDRPGSVHELVKSALTERSSRGLGRGSLEWAPEHRPGGGVVALTNGSVLVVANMGEKPIELPAGVVVIASAEDAVSEAGSAKLLQPDSAVWIERS; encoded by the coding sequence ATGACCGCCTCAGATCTCTCATCCCCCGCCCGACCGGTTCAGGACCGCCGTGATGTGGCCTGGTGGGAAGACGCCGTGATCTACCAGATCTATCCCCGCTCGTTCGCCGACGGAAACAACGACGGCATGGGTGACCTGCACGGCATCACCAGCAAGCTCCCCTACCTTCAGAACCTCGGTGTCAACGCCGTCTGGCTTTCGCCGTTCTACGTCTCACCCCAGGCGGACGCCGGCTACGATGTCGCTGATTACCGCGACGTGGATCCCCGCTTCGGCACCCTCGCTGACTTCGACTCCATGCTCGCCGACGCACATGGGCGCGGACTCAAGGTGATCGTCGACCTGGTGCCCAACCACACCTCGGACGAGCACGCGTGGTTCCAGGCTGCCCTGCGCTCTCCGAAGGGTTCCAGCGAGCGCAACCGTTACATGTTCCGGGAGGGTCGCGGCGGGAACGGCGAACTCCCTCCGAACAATTGGCAGTCCATCTTCGGCGGAAATGCCTGGACGCGTGTCGAGGACGGGCAGTGGTACCTGCACCTCTTCGACACGAAGCAGCCGGACCTGAACTGGGAAAACCCCGAGGTCCACGAGGAGATGATCTCCGTCCTGCGTTTCTGGCTGGACCGCGGCGTGGACGGCTTCCGAATCGACGTGGCGCACGGCCTGGTCAAGGCAGAGGGACTCCCCGACTGGGCCGGCCGCGAGAGCATGGTGGGAGACGTGCATAACCCGGACGCGGTGGAGGAAGCAGCGGCGACCGAACCGACTCCGCCGTACTTCGACCAGCCGGGCGTCCACGCGATCTACCGCGACTGGAACCGTGTCCTGGCCGAATACCCCGGCGACCGCATGCTTGTGGCGGAAGCGTGGGTGGAACCGGCCGAGCGCCTCTTCCACTACGTCCGTCCCGACGAGATGCAGCAGGCCTTCAACTTCGACTTCCTGCGCGCCGGTTGGGATGCGAAGCGCCTGAGCGCAAGCATCACCGAGTCCCTTGCGCAGGCGGGCAACGTCGGCGCACCCAGCACCTGGGTCCTCTCCAACCACGACACCGTCCGGCACACCACGCGCTTCGGCCTGCAGGACCCCACGCAGCTTCCCAAGGGCGTCGGGCCGCAGGATGAGCAGCCTGACGAGGCGCTGGGCCTGCGCCGCGGACGTGCGGGGATTCTGACCATGCTGGCGCTGCCCGGGTCCGCCTACCTCTACCAGGGAGACGAGCTCGGCCTGCCCGAGCACACCCTGCTGGATGACACCGTCCGCCAGGACCCGGCGTTCTTCCGGACCGAGGGCGTCGAACGCGGCCGCGACGGCTGCCGGGTTCCCCTTCCGTGGAAAGCTGACGCGCCGGGCTTCGGCTTCAGCGACAGCCCGGAAGATCAGACCGACGACGACGGCGCCGCCCCCTGGCTGCCCCAGCCCGCCGGCTTCGCGGCGTACGTAGCGGACATGCAGGTTGACCGTCCCGGCTCAGTGCACGAGTTGGTGAAGTCAGCGCTGACCGAGCGCTCGTCGCGTGGACTGGGGCGCGGATCGCTGGAGTGGGCGCCGGAGCACCGCCCCGGCGGCGGCGTGGTCGCCCTCACCAACGGCTCGGTGCTGGTGGTTGCGAACATGGGCGAGAAGCCCATCGAGCTGCCTGCCGGCGTCGTCGTTATTGCCAGCGCGGAAGATGCCGTATCTGAAGCAGGGTCCGCCAAGCTGCTGCAGCCGGACAGCGCGGTATGGATCGAGCGGTCCTGA